The nucleotide window TACTTCTACTGtaagtactactaccacaactacTGCTAATGGTGCTACTGCTGTGTTTACCGCTACAATtgctactactaatactactgagttgtctctcctgattgaactactactactgctgctgctgcagatgcaACATTTGCTTCTCCTAAACCACGGCTACTGCTACTGCTTCTGCTGCTACTGCTACCAATACCACTGctaccactgctgctgttaaagctactactacaactacttgtactactactacaacttctacaGTGTGACTGTTCAGCTTCTCCAGGAATGTATTTTAGCTCGTAGCTTCTTTATATAATGCAATTCAGCTTCCAACTCTTATCAGTTTTACATTCCACTAGCAGGTTTTTGAACAGTGCAGTTCATAGCTTTTGGGCATAGACATTTTTTCAGGAAAGTCATTTCACGTTTTTCACATTTTAGGCAATGCTTTGCGATCATTTCAGTGGTCAGCATTCCCACGTATCTTCTGCAGGAAATGCAGGATGGTTGTGTTCtcattagcttagaatgagccctttatATCTACATTGGGTGCGGGTGCTTTTTGTAGAGTACACTATGTTGCACcaccttgtttttaaattaacccagagagacaaaccaaacactgtctctagagagagcctttcacatttttacattacctgAAGGTAGGGATGGGTAATGAAAACCGAAACAATTTAtgactgtttgtttaataataatatcatgtCTATCATTCTGTTGGCTTTTAGGTAACGGTCTCTTTGCCAAACAGGGCTgcacagcagcaacagacacAGTCTGTCATGTTGTAAATGGATATTTCTGCAAGGCCTTCACGGATGAGTCAGGATGtagttctgcagaaaaacatacGCAGTGTGGACCCGGTCACAGGATAAAAGCACCTGGTAAGAAAATCTCCAGTCTGACATTGAgtacgtttacatgcacacttcTGTCCTAACAGTAACACAACACATGGTGTAGCTGGTTATTCAGCTCCATGTAAACACGGTGCTCACAGCTCAGGCCCGTCTTTGACTCCTCCAAATCCAGCAGATCTGTCATTTCTCTGGCAGTCTGGTCTCTGGGGGTCTGGACTCTGCTGCATTGAACACAGGCTGTAATTAGCCTTTCAATACGATCATCAGAAATGAAGGACAATTCTATTTATTATCTGTCAGACTGGTGTCagatttagaatttttttttagcatgcagacattacattacattacagtcatttagcagacgcttttatccaaagcgacttacaatcagtagtatattacatatcattcacccattcacacactgatgacaggctaccatgcaatgtgccaccatcagactctaactaacattcattcacatccagtccacaccgatggcaagccttcaggagcaacttggggttaagtgtcttgcccaaggacacatcgactgctgaagccaggtatcgaaccaccgaccctctgattggagaactaccttactctccactacgccacagccgcctatACCTAGACCATCATTACATCGAGTATCACCATATGTTTACTACGatatggaggatcagctgcagtaaacagaaacctcttccagtttctttactttatacatCATACACCCTGATCATAGCTGGGATACTAGTGTGCATGAGAAATCCCTCAATGATAACACACAGTCTGATAACTGATGGATGTTCACTGGATGTTGGGTTCCTGTGTAATTAATCTAacctttgtctgtttctctaagGAACCAGCAGAACGGACACAGTGTGTGAAAGCTGTCCGTCCGGCTATTTTTCACTTGATGGTGTGAATTGTACAGTTTGGACTCTGTAAGTATTTGTCTGTTAAAGGAGGGTTTGTTCTGCCCTGTGGCACAAAATGACCactatatttattcatgcatatctgggtttttttttttgttttattgcttcaaatatttatttgaagccATTAATAttaatggttattttttttgtttatgggTAATTGAGTTGAATGGCTTAACATTTCATCATCGAAGGACCAAATTCTTCCCCTCTATAGGAGATAGAAAATGACCAACCCCCATGTCTTATTTCATTTAGTCACAATACACAAGTAACTTTCAGATCTTTTTTCAAAGTGTGCCTTTtaatgttggtttgtttttaacatgtgAATATGCCcactttgtactttttacattacattttaaaaaaagcactaaagctgtctttcatttctcttttatGACAGTTGCTCCAAAACCCAACCAAAGATCAAAGAAGGAAGCAGGATCAGGGATGTTGTCTGTGGAACTGCTTCAAGACAGCAGTACTCGTATATAGCTGTAATATTACCATTATTAACACTTGTGATCAAAGGTTAGGGcttgttttgctgctttaaGTGCAGAACGGTTTCAGTGAGTACCGGTAGGTGTCTCTTGTTGATAATAGGTAAATAAACTAACATTCCTCCTAAACCTTACTTGTAACCGACAGACCAGCAGGATTAATTGAGTTGAACGTTATACATTCCAGtgtgaaaaaaactttaactgacaaccattttacattttgatgtgttcaggctctgttcagtgaaaatgagtctTGGACGACGGTAATTTATGAGGTTATCATGATATGTTCACATAGCATCGGCGGCCAAAAAAACATGAGCGAGGAGCTCTAAAAGTTACATTTCCTCTTTTGTGTTGATCCGATCTGTGATCTGATCAGTGACTTTTGTGATCTGTAGCCTCGACTACTAATcaatattaa belongs to Anoplopoma fimbria isolate UVic2021 breed Golden Eagle Sablefish unplaced genomic scaffold, Afim_UVic_2022 Un_contig_12711_pilon_pilon, whole genome shotgun sequence and includes:
- the LOC129116109 gene encoding tumor necrosis factor receptor superfamily member 14-like isoform X1; this encodes MLSTVFGCLAVFLTPGLCCQLKEYSTTDGQCCPMCHEGSVVRRDCTRQTGTRCIPCVNGTFMNEPNGLNKCNPCTSCDQGNGLFAKQGCTAATDTVCHVVNGYFCKAFTDESGCSSAEKHTQCGPGHRIKAPGTSRTDTVCESCPSGYFSLDGVNCTVWTLCSKTQPKIKEGSRIRDVVCGTASRQQYSYIAVILPLLTLVIKG
- the LOC129116109 gene encoding tumor necrosis factor receptor superfamily member 14-like isoform X2; translated protein: MCHEGSVVRRDCTRQTGTRCIPCVNGTFMNEPNGLNKCNPCTSCDQGNGLFAKQGCTAATDTVCHVVNGYFCKAFTDESGCSSAEKHTQCGPGHRIKAPGTSRTDTVCESCPSGYFSLDGVNCTVWTLCSKTQPKIKEGSRIRDVVCGTASRQQYSYIAVILPLLTLVIKG